The Nycticebus coucang isolate mNycCou1 chromosome 8, mNycCou1.pri, whole genome shotgun sequence genome has a window encoding:
- the ASTE1 gene encoding protein asteroid homolog 1, with the protein MGIRGLMSFVEDHSNEFFTDLKLRDTKIIIDGYALFHRLCFNSNLELRYGGDYDSFADVVQKFFESLFACNICPYVVLDGGCDISDKKLTTLKDRAREKIQTAHSLSLGGGGCVCPLLIREVFIQVLIKLQVCFVQCFSEADRDIMTLANHWNCPVLSSDSDFCIFDLKTGFCPLSSFQWKNMNTVQGTEYYIPAKCFSLDAFCRHFSNMNKALLPLFAVLCGNDHINLPIMETFLSKARLPLGATNFKGRRHQRVLGLLNWLSHFANPTEALDNVLKYLPKKDRENVKELLCCSMKEYQQSQVKLQDFFQYGFYICPDAVNLGLPEWVLGALAKGQLSPFISDALILRRTFLQTQVENMQRPNAHRISQPIRQIIYGLLLNASPHLGNMSCNASSPQPLAFSEVERINRNIKTSIVDALELPKDHSDLSKLTELSLGKRQILLLETLKVKQTILEPIPTSLKLPIAVSCYWLQHTEAKAKLHHVQALLLGMLMGPLYAIINSPGNVDPGPRQAQCLAAR; encoded by the exons ATGGGTATCCGAGGACTAATGAGTTTTGTGGAAGATCATAGTAATGAATTCTTCACTGATTTGAAGTTGCGGGACACAAAAATTATCATTGATGGCTATGCTCTTTTCCACCGACTTTGCTTCAACTCAAACTTGGAACTCCGATATGGAGGGGACTATGATTCTTTTGCAGATGTTGTACAAAAATTTTTTGAATCACTGTTTGCATGTAATATATGTCCGTATGTTGTATTAGATGGAGGATGTGACATTTCAGATAAAAAGCTTACAACTTTAAAGGATCGCGCTAGAGAGAAGATCCAGACAGCCCATTCCCTTTCTCTTGGtgggggtgggtgtgtgtgtcccTTACTCATCCGGGAAGTGTTCATACAGGTTTTGATCAAGCTGCAGGTATGTTTTGTTCAGTGCTTTTCGGAAGCAGATCGGGACATCATGACACTTGCTAATCACTGGAATTGCCCTGTTTTATCATCAGACAGCGACTTCTGCATTTTTGACCTGAAAACTGGGTTTTGTCCATTAAGTAGTTTTCAGTGGAAAAATATGAACACTGTTCAGGGCACAGAATATTATATCCCTGCTAAATGTTTTTCCCTTGATGCATTCTGCCGTCACTTCAGCAATATGAATAAAGCTCTACTACCACTATTTGCGGTGCTATGTGGAAATGACCATATTAATCTGCCTATCATGGAGACATTCTTAAGTAAGGCACGTCTTCCGCTCGGAGCTACCAATTTTAAGGGGAGGAGACACCAGCGAGTTCTGGGACTTCTGAATTGGTTGTCTCATTTCGCCAACCCTACGGAAGCACTAGATAATGTTCTGAAATATCTCCCCAAAAAGGATCGAGAAAATGTTAAGGAACTTCTTTGCTGTTCCATGAAAGAATACCAGCAGTCCCAGGTAAAGCTGCAGGACTTCTTCCAGTACGGTTTTTACATCTGTCCAGATGCCGTGAATCTGGGTTTACCAGAATGGGTACTAGGGGCTTTGGCTAAAGGCCAATTATCTCCTTTCATCAGTGATGCTCTGATCCTCAGACGGACCTTTCTTCAAACACAGGTGGAAAACATGCAGCGACCAAATGCTCACAGAATATCTCAGCCCATACGGCAAATCATCTATGGGCTTCTTCTGAATGCTTCACCACACCTGGGAAATATGTCCTGCAATGCATCATCTCCTCAGCCTCTAGCTTTCAGTGAAGTGGAAAGGATTAACAGAAATATCAAAACATCAATTGTTGATGCATTAGAACTGCCTAAGGATCATTCTGACTTAAGCAAATTGACTGAG CTTTCTTTGGGTAAGCGGCAGATACTTCTATTAGAAACCCTGAAAGTGAAACAGACCATCCTGGAGCCAATCCCTACTTCGTTGAAGTTGCCCATTGCTGTCAGTTGCTACTGGTTGCAGCACACAGAGGCCAAAGCAAAGCTACATCATGTACAAGCCTTACTGCTGGGGATGCTGATGGGCCCCTTGTATGCCATTATCAATAGCCCAG gaaatgTGGACCCCGGACCCAGGCAGGCTCAATGCCTTGCTGCTCGCTAA